A genomic window from Pagrus major chromosome 23, Pma_NU_1.0 includes:
- the itga2b gene encoding integrin alpha-IIb isoform X2 has protein sequence MYRFFVVIGAPKANTSQSGVTEGGGVFLCPWSPGGGTCDIIDFDLEGDEDYSSSGLFFHTFKSHQWFGASVRSVSDTHLLACAPLSHWNVQSQGAESGKTPVGNCFLLDQRTRSSTSFSPCRRIMMDDTYKLMKNYNDQRYCEVGFSADITKEGRLLLGAPGSYYFQGQVITVAVSDIIDSGLSKNPVPNVAGISQSDERGDYDLYRGYSVASGQLTGDSTPDYLVGVPNDRNTAGRVLIYDGRSRGSLIVSHSFHGAQVASYFGHSVAVADVNSDGLDDVLIGAPLFMDKVMEQLQERGQVLLYLQRRGSSFPSQPDQSLIGFSLYGRFGSALAVLGDLDMDGYHDVAVGAPWSGDSGQGQVFIYLGNIDGLSATPCQVIDSPLPSNRMAFGFTLRGGADIDNNGYPDLLVGAWAADRAFLYRSKAVIRSRVSLSLLPDFLNPEDKLCQRENTPVTCFAAQVCIHLSGHRIPQQTVVGVELQLDKMKQPMARRTLLLSTNQPQETMRLMVQREVGVACINQTAYLRSEEDVRDKLSPIFITVNISLLNTTQHALLHGQTHASAQTRIILDCGDDNICVPDLKLTAEPLSDSVLVGGDQSVLLSVSAQNDGEGAYETELVVRIPEHTHFQSSQGVNRLVCVQRKENQTVIVTCDLGNPMRQGHTLQTGLLFSVGHLEEVESHITFNLKIRSKNSVNSSSNEVSVEVQVKAEASLEIRGGSSPPEVVLPLPDWLPAEHPGSLEEVGPMVEHVYELRNQGPSAVNARLTVDFPITWRHHFLLYVFSNASEESLSCRTLNASQLDPFKLLGNSSRVSVASQLIQQEETNSHSQTVHVNCSSSDTSCIRFVCDVTALGRSFSAVIRISARLWTHTLAQTPYLNYELVSSASYDVINASSKVQLLLLPSGHTQTQLSVSWRPPDGEKNIPIGYIVLSVVSGLLLLSMLSIIFWKLGFFNRTRPPTDDDDEDDEDEDEEQ, from the exons ATGTATAG GTTCTTTGTTGTCATTGGAGCTCCTAAAGCCAacaccagccaatcaggagtgacagagggagggggcGTTTTTCTCTGCCCCTGGTCACCTGGAGGCGGGACCTGTGACATCATCGACTTTGACCTGGAAG GTGATGAGGACTACAGCAGCTCTGGTTTGTTCTTTCACACCTTTAAGAGTCATCAGTGGTTCGGAGCTTCAGTTCGTTCAGTCAGCGACACACATCTGCTG GCATGTGCTCCGCTCTCTCATTGGAACGTTCAGAGTCAAGGGGCGGAGTCAGGGAAAACACCTGTGGGGAACTGCTTCCTATTGGACCAGAGGACAAGAAGCTCAACCTCCTTCTCCCCCTGCAGAAGAATCATGATGGATGACACCTACAAACTCATGAAGAACT ATAATGACCAGCGCTACTGTGAGGTCGGCTTCAGCGCTGACATCACCAAG gaaGGCCGGCTGCTGCTCGGAGCTCCAGGAAGTTATTATTTCCAGG GGCAGGTCATCACAGTGGcagtgagtgacatcattgaCAGTGGGCTGAGCAAAAATCCTGTCCCTAATGTAGCCggcatcagccaatcagatgagagaggagatTATGACCTCTACCGTG gTTACTCTGTGGCCAGTGGTCAGCTGACTGGAGACTCCACACCAg ATTATCTGGTCGGAGTTCcaaatgacagaaacacagcaggcaGA gtgtTGATCTACGATGGGCGGAGCAGAGGATCACTGATAGTCTCCCACAGCTTCCATGGAGCTCAG GTGGCGTCATACTTTGGACACAGTGTGGCTGTAGCTGACGTCAACAGTGACGG TCTAGACGACGTGTTGATCGGGGCTCCTCTCTTCATGGACAAAGTGatggagcagctgcaggagcGAGGACAG GTGCTTTTGTACCTGCAGAGAAGAGGttcctccttcccctcccaGCCTGACCAATCACTGATCGGCTTCTCTCTGTATGGACGGTTTGGCTCCGCCCTTGCTGTGCTGGGTGACCTGGACATGGACGGTTACCACG ATGTCGCCGTCGGGGCTCCCTGGTCAGGTGACAGTGGGCAGGGCCAGGTGTTTATTTACCTGGGCAACATTGATGGTCTGTCAGCCACACCCTGCCAGGTGATTGATAGCCCATTGCCTAGCAACAGAATGGCATTTGGCTTTACTCTGAGAGGCGGGGCTGATATAGACAACAATGGATACCCAG ACCTGCTGGTTGGAGCGTGGGCTGCAGACCGAGCTTTCCTCTACAG ATCCAAAGCAGTGATCCGGTCcagagtttctctctctctgctgccagaCTTCCTGAATCCAGAGGACAAACTGTGTCAACGAGAAAACACACCTGTGACCTG TTTCGCTGCCCAGGTGTGCATCCACCTGTCTGGTCACAGAATCCCACagcagacag TCGTGGGGGTGGAGCTACAGCTGGATAAGATGAAGCAGCCAATGGCAAGACGGACACTGCTGCTGTCGACCAACCAGCCGCAGGAGACCATGAGACTGATGGTCCAGAGGGAGGTGGGCGTGGCCTGCATCAATCAGACTGCCTACTTGAGG tctgaAGAGGATGTTCGAGATAAGTTGAGTCCGAtcttcatcactgtcaacatCAGCCTCCTCAACACTACCCAGCATGCTTTGCTGCACGGACAGACACATGCATCTGCACAG accAGGATCATTCTGGACTGTGGAGACGACAACATCTGTGTTCCTGACCTGAAGCTGACTGCTGAGCC cctgTCAGACAGTGTGTTGGTCGGTGGGGATCAGTCAGTGTTGTTGTCGGTGTCGGCACAGAATGACGGTGAGGGAGCGTACGAAACTGAGCTGGTGGTCCGAAtcccagaacacacacacttccagaGCAGTCAG GGTGTTAACAGACTGGTGTGTGTTCAGAGGAAAGAGAATCAGACTGTCATTGTGACCTGTGACCTCGGCAACCCCATGAGACAAGGACACact CTGCAGACAGGTCTTCTGTTCAGTGTGGGCcatctggaggaggtggagagtcACATCACCTTCAACCTGAAAATCAGGAG taaGAACTCAGTGAACTCCAGCAGTAACGAGGTCTCAGTGGAGGTTCAGGTGAAAGCTGAGGCATCGTTGGAGATCAGAGG CGGCTCCTCCCCTCCAGAAGTTGTCCTGCCTCTCCCTGATTGGCTGCCTGCAGAGCATCCTGGGAGTTTAGAGGAAGTGGGTCCAATGGTGGAACATGTGTACGAG CTGAGGAACCAGGGTCCCAGTGCAGTCAACGCCCGGCTGACAGTGGACTTCCCCATCACCTGGCgacatcacttcctgctctacGTCTTCTCCAACGCCTCAGAAGAATCACTGAGCTGCAGGACCCTGAATGCATCGCAGTTAGACCCCTTCAAG ctgcttGGTAACTCGTCCAGAGTGTCTGTAGCTTCTCAGTTGATCCAGCAGGAGGAGACAAACTCACACAGTCAAACTGTTCATGtg aactgcagcagcagtgacacgAGTTGTATcaggtttgtgtgtgatgtcacagcgtTGGGGCGGAGCTTCAGTGCTGTCATCCGAATATCAGCCAggctgtggacacacacacttgcacag ACTCCCTACCTGAACTATGAACTcgtctcctctgcctcctaTGATGTCATCAACGCGTCATCAAaggtgcagctgctgctgctgccaagtggacacacacag actCAGCTCAGTGTGTCGTGGCGGCCtcctgatggagagaaaaacattcCTATTGGCTACATCGTCCTATCAGTCGTCTCTGGACTCCTCCTCCTGAGCATGCTCAGTATCATCTTCTGGAAG ctgggTTTCTTTAACCGTACTCGCCCCcccactgatgatgatgatgaagatgatgaagatgaagatgaagagcagTGA
- the itga2b gene encoding integrin alpha-IIb isoform X1: protein MCVFRCVCLLVCVCVSVCVCLSLLDEPVMFSGPTGSLFGFSLDFHASNNRFFVVIGAPKANTSQSGVTEGGGVFLCPWSPGGGTCDIIDFDLEGDEDYSSSGLFFHTFKSHQWFGASVRSVSDTHLLACAPLSHWNVQSQGAESGKTPVGNCFLLDQRTRSSTSFSPCRRIMMDDTYKLMKNYNDQRYCEVGFSADITKEGRLLLGAPGSYYFQGQVITVAVSDIIDSGLSKNPVPNVAGISQSDERGDYDLYRGYSVASGQLTGDSTPDYLVGVPNDRNTAGRVLIYDGRSRGSLIVSHSFHGAQVASYFGHSVAVADVNSDGLDDVLIGAPLFMDKVMEQLQERGQVLLYLQRRGSSFPSQPDQSLIGFSLYGRFGSALAVLGDLDMDGYHDVAVGAPWSGDSGQGQVFIYLGNIDGLSATPCQVIDSPLPSNRMAFGFTLRGGADIDNNGYPDLLVGAWAADRAFLYRSKAVIRSRVSLSLLPDFLNPEDKLCQRENTPVTCFAAQVCIHLSGHRIPQQTVVGVELQLDKMKQPMARRTLLLSTNQPQETMRLMVQREVGVACINQTAYLRSEEDVRDKLSPIFITVNISLLNTTQHALLHGQTHASAQTRIILDCGDDNICVPDLKLTAEPLSDSVLVGGDQSVLLSVSAQNDGEGAYETELVVRIPEHTHFQSSQGVNRLVCVQRKENQTVIVTCDLGNPMRQGHTLQTGLLFSVGHLEEVESHITFNLKIRSKNSVNSSSNEVSVEVQVKAEASLEIRGGSSPPEVVLPLPDWLPAEHPGSLEEVGPMVEHVYELRNQGPSAVNARLTVDFPITWRHHFLLYVFSNASEESLSCRTLNASQLDPFKLLGNSSRVSVASQLIQQEETNSHSQTVHVNCSSSDTSCIRFVCDVTALGRSFSAVIRISARLWTHTLAQTPYLNYELVSSASYDVINASSKVQLLLLPSGHTQTQLSVSWRPPDGEKNIPIGYIVLSVVSGLLLLSMLSIIFWKLGFFNRTRPPTDDDDEDDEDEDEEQ, encoded by the exons atgtgtgtgttcagatgtgtgtgtttgttggtctgtgtgtgtgtgagtgtgtgtgtgtgtctgagcctGCTGGATGAACCTGTGATGTTCAGCGGACCGACAGGAAGTCTGTTTGGATTCTCCCTCGACTTTCACGCCTCCAACAACAG GTTCTTTGTTGTCATTGGAGCTCCTAAAGCCAacaccagccaatcaggagtgacagagggagggggcGTTTTTCTCTGCCCCTGGTCACCTGGAGGCGGGACCTGTGACATCATCGACTTTGACCTGGAAG GTGATGAGGACTACAGCAGCTCTGGTTTGTTCTTTCACACCTTTAAGAGTCATCAGTGGTTCGGAGCTTCAGTTCGTTCAGTCAGCGACACACATCTGCTG GCATGTGCTCCGCTCTCTCATTGGAACGTTCAGAGTCAAGGGGCGGAGTCAGGGAAAACACCTGTGGGGAACTGCTTCCTATTGGACCAGAGGACAAGAAGCTCAACCTCCTTCTCCCCCTGCAGAAGAATCATGATGGATGACACCTACAAACTCATGAAGAACT ATAATGACCAGCGCTACTGTGAGGTCGGCTTCAGCGCTGACATCACCAAG gaaGGCCGGCTGCTGCTCGGAGCTCCAGGAAGTTATTATTTCCAGG GGCAGGTCATCACAGTGGcagtgagtgacatcattgaCAGTGGGCTGAGCAAAAATCCTGTCCCTAATGTAGCCggcatcagccaatcagatgagagaggagatTATGACCTCTACCGTG gTTACTCTGTGGCCAGTGGTCAGCTGACTGGAGACTCCACACCAg ATTATCTGGTCGGAGTTCcaaatgacagaaacacagcaggcaGA gtgtTGATCTACGATGGGCGGAGCAGAGGATCACTGATAGTCTCCCACAGCTTCCATGGAGCTCAG GTGGCGTCATACTTTGGACACAGTGTGGCTGTAGCTGACGTCAACAGTGACGG TCTAGACGACGTGTTGATCGGGGCTCCTCTCTTCATGGACAAAGTGatggagcagctgcaggagcGAGGACAG GTGCTTTTGTACCTGCAGAGAAGAGGttcctccttcccctcccaGCCTGACCAATCACTGATCGGCTTCTCTCTGTATGGACGGTTTGGCTCCGCCCTTGCTGTGCTGGGTGACCTGGACATGGACGGTTACCACG ATGTCGCCGTCGGGGCTCCCTGGTCAGGTGACAGTGGGCAGGGCCAGGTGTTTATTTACCTGGGCAACATTGATGGTCTGTCAGCCACACCCTGCCAGGTGATTGATAGCCCATTGCCTAGCAACAGAATGGCATTTGGCTTTACTCTGAGAGGCGGGGCTGATATAGACAACAATGGATACCCAG ACCTGCTGGTTGGAGCGTGGGCTGCAGACCGAGCTTTCCTCTACAG ATCCAAAGCAGTGATCCGGTCcagagtttctctctctctgctgccagaCTTCCTGAATCCAGAGGACAAACTGTGTCAACGAGAAAACACACCTGTGACCTG TTTCGCTGCCCAGGTGTGCATCCACCTGTCTGGTCACAGAATCCCACagcagacag TCGTGGGGGTGGAGCTACAGCTGGATAAGATGAAGCAGCCAATGGCAAGACGGACACTGCTGCTGTCGACCAACCAGCCGCAGGAGACCATGAGACTGATGGTCCAGAGGGAGGTGGGCGTGGCCTGCATCAATCAGACTGCCTACTTGAGG tctgaAGAGGATGTTCGAGATAAGTTGAGTCCGAtcttcatcactgtcaacatCAGCCTCCTCAACACTACCCAGCATGCTTTGCTGCACGGACAGACACATGCATCTGCACAG accAGGATCATTCTGGACTGTGGAGACGACAACATCTGTGTTCCTGACCTGAAGCTGACTGCTGAGCC cctgTCAGACAGTGTGTTGGTCGGTGGGGATCAGTCAGTGTTGTTGTCGGTGTCGGCACAGAATGACGGTGAGGGAGCGTACGAAACTGAGCTGGTGGTCCGAAtcccagaacacacacacttccagaGCAGTCAG GGTGTTAACAGACTGGTGTGTGTTCAGAGGAAAGAGAATCAGACTGTCATTGTGACCTGTGACCTCGGCAACCCCATGAGACAAGGACACact CTGCAGACAGGTCTTCTGTTCAGTGTGGGCcatctggaggaggtggagagtcACATCACCTTCAACCTGAAAATCAGGAG taaGAACTCAGTGAACTCCAGCAGTAACGAGGTCTCAGTGGAGGTTCAGGTGAAAGCTGAGGCATCGTTGGAGATCAGAGG CGGCTCCTCCCCTCCAGAAGTTGTCCTGCCTCTCCCTGATTGGCTGCCTGCAGAGCATCCTGGGAGTTTAGAGGAAGTGGGTCCAATGGTGGAACATGTGTACGAG CTGAGGAACCAGGGTCCCAGTGCAGTCAACGCCCGGCTGACAGTGGACTTCCCCATCACCTGGCgacatcacttcctgctctacGTCTTCTCCAACGCCTCAGAAGAATCACTGAGCTGCAGGACCCTGAATGCATCGCAGTTAGACCCCTTCAAG ctgcttGGTAACTCGTCCAGAGTGTCTGTAGCTTCTCAGTTGATCCAGCAGGAGGAGACAAACTCACACAGTCAAACTGTTCATGtg aactgcagcagcagtgacacgAGTTGTATcaggtttgtgtgtgatgtcacagcgtTGGGGCGGAGCTTCAGTGCTGTCATCCGAATATCAGCCAggctgtggacacacacacttgcacag ACTCCCTACCTGAACTATGAACTcgtctcctctgcctcctaTGATGTCATCAACGCGTCATCAAaggtgcagctgctgctgctgccaagtggacacacacag actCAGCTCAGTGTGTCGTGGCGGCCtcctgatggagagaaaaacattcCTATTGGCTACATCGTCCTATCAGTCGTCTCTGGACTCCTCCTCCTGAGCATGCTCAGTATCATCTTCTGGAAG ctgggTTTCTTTAACCGTACTCGCCCCcccactgatgatgatgatgaagatgatgaagatgaagatgaagagcagTGA
- the syngr1a gene encoding synaptogyrin-1a, with product MDGFQAYGAGKAGGAFDPLTFFRQPQTVVRVLCWLFSIVILGCVANEGYVNRPEEVEEFCIFNRNQIACNYAVSMGTLCFLCCIAFLALDVYFPQISGVKDRKKAVMADIGVSALWSLVWFVGFCFLANQWQVSKEDDNPLNEGADAARATIVFSFFSVFTWGGLTLLSLERLKRVSFEEEYNKLFSPPLA from the exons ATGGACGGTTTCCAGGCGTACGGGGCAGGGAAGGCAGGCGGAGCTTTCGACCCATTGACCTTCTTCAGACAGCCTCAGACTGTGGTCAGGGTCCTCTGCTGG ctCTTCTCCATAGTGATCCTCGGCTGCGTCGCTAACGAGGGTTACGTTAACCGTCCAGAAGAGGTCGAAGAGTTCTGCATCTTCAACCGCAACCAGATCGCCTGTAACTATGCTGTCTCCATGGGAACgctgtgtttcctctgctgcATTGCCTTCCTGGCGCTGGACGTGTACTTCCCTCAGATCAGCGGTGTGAAGGACAGGAAGAAGGCCGTCATGGCCGACATCGGGGTGTCAG cgctctggtctctggtctggTTCGTTGGCTTCTGTTTTCTGGCCAATCAGTGGCAGGTTTCTAAAGAGGATGACAACCCTCTGAACGAAGGAGCCGATGCCGCCAGAGCCACCATcgtcttctccttcttctccgtCTTCACCTGG GGAGGTCTCACTCTGCTATCGTTGGAGCGTCTGAAGAGAGTCTCGTTTGAAGAAGAATACAACAAACTGTTCAGCCCACCTCtcgcctga